Proteins encoded together in one Prevotella scopos JCM 17725 window:
- the recJ gene encoding single-stranded-DNA-specific exonuclease RecJ — MQFKWNYTPPAETQVNAAKDLGEKLGISPILASLLIRRGITTESAAKRFFRPQLADLINPFLMKDMDAAVDRLNDAMGHKERILVYGDYDVDGCTAVALVYKFLRQFYSNIDYYIPDRYDEGYGVSKKGIDFAKETGVKLIIILDCGIKAIEEITYAKEQGIDFIICDHHVPDEVMPPAVAILNPKRPDDTYPFKSLCGCGVGFKFMQAFAKNNNIPFSRLVPLLDFCAVSIAADLVPVVDENRILAFHGLKQLNQNPSLGLKAIIDICGLNGRELSMSDIIFKIGPRINASGRMENGKKSVDLLVEREYSLAFNQAKHIDEYNEQRKDVDRQMTEEANQIVARLESQKHQSSIVLYDEHWKKGVIGIVASRLTEIYFRPTVVITRDEDLATASARSVAGFDVYAAIKSCRDLLLNFGGHTYAAGLTMKWANVKEFCERFQAYVEEHIEPEQREAILDIDAVIDFKDITKKLHSDLKRFAPFGPGNPKPLFCTLDVYDFGTSKVVGREQEHIKLELVDSKSNNVMNGIAFGQSASARYIKSKRSFDIAYTIEDNVFKRGAVQLQIEDIRPTEDC; from the coding sequence ATGCAATTTAAATGGAACTACACACCACCTGCTGAAACTCAGGTCAATGCGGCTAAAGACTTAGGAGAGAAGTTGGGTATCAGTCCCATTCTCGCATCTTTACTCATCCGCCGTGGTATAACCACTGAAAGCGCTGCTAAGCGATTCTTCCGTCCACAGTTGGCTGACCTTATCAATCCTTTTTTAATGAAGGATATGGATGCGGCAGTTGATCGTCTCAATGACGCAATGGGCCATAAGGAACGTATTCTTGTTTACGGAGATTACGATGTTGATGGCTGTACGGCTGTTGCATTAGTATATAAATTCTTACGCCAGTTTTATTCTAACATTGACTACTACATCCCCGATCGTTATGACGAGGGATACGGAGTAAGCAAAAAAGGAATAGACTTCGCAAAAGAAACAGGGGTAAAACTTATCATTATCCTCGATTGTGGTATCAAAGCAATCGAAGAGATTACTTATGCCAAGGAGCAAGGAATAGACTTCATCATCTGTGATCATCACGTCCCTGACGAAGTGATGCCGCCCGCTGTGGCCATCCTTAACCCTAAAAGACCAGACGATACCTACCCATTCAAGAGTCTTTGCGGTTGTGGAGTAGGTTTCAAATTCATGCAGGCATTTGCAAAGAATAATAACATTCCATTCTCACGCCTCGTTCCCCTACTCGATTTCTGTGCTGTCAGCATAGCAGCAGACTTGGTTCCCGTAGTTGATGAGAATCGTATTCTAGCCTTCCACGGACTGAAACAGCTGAATCAAAACCCTAGTCTTGGACTGAAAGCTATCATTGATATCTGCGGCCTAAATGGTCGTGAGTTATCTATGAGTGATATCATCTTCAAAATTGGACCACGCATCAACGCCAGCGGACGTATGGAAAATGGTAAGAAGAGTGTTGATCTACTCGTTGAAAGAGAATATAGCTTGGCCTTCAATCAAGCAAAGCATATTGACGAATATAATGAACAACGAAAAGATGTAGATCGCCAGATGACTGAGGAAGCGAACCAAATTGTAGCTCGCTTGGAAAGTCAGAAACATCAGTCGAGCATCGTACTCTATGACGAGCATTGGAAGAAAGGTGTAATTGGTATTGTAGCCTCCCGTCTGACAGAAATCTATTTTCGTCCTACAGTGGTCATCACACGTGACGAGGATCTTGCAACAGCCTCTGCACGTAGTGTAGCGGGATTTGACGTATATGCAGCCATTAAGAGTTGTCGTGACCTTTTATTAAACTTCGGTGGACACACTTATGCTGCAGGATTAACCATGAAATGGGCAAATGTCAAAGAGTTCTGCGAACGTTTCCAAGCATATGTCGAAGAACATATTGAGCCCGAACAACGTGAAGCCATATTGGATATTGATGCTGTTATTGATTTCAAGGATATCACAAAGAAGCTGCACAGCGACTTAAAACGCTTTGCGCCATTTGGCCCAGGGAATCCAAAACCACTTTTCTGCACGTTGGATGTATATGATTTTGGTACAAGTAAGGTTGTTGGACGTGAACAAGAACATATCAAGTTGGAACTGGTCGATTCCAAATCAAACAACGTAATGAATGGTATCGCTTTCGGTCAGAGTGCCTCTGCCCGCTATATTAAGTCAAAGCGTTCGTTTGACATAGCATACACTATTGAGGACAATGTCTTCAAGCGTGGAGCCGTTCAACTGCAGATAGAGGATATCAGACCAACAGAGGATTGTTAA
- a CDS encoding RecQ family ATP-dependent DNA helicase, whose product MSYLDILHQYWGYPDFRGIQKDIIDSIGSGKDTLGLMPTGGGKSLTFQVPALAQEGVCLVITPLIALMKDQVDHLRRQGITAAAIYSGMRHDDIITTLENCTFGGVKLLYISPERICSDLFKTKLRHIKVSFITVDEAHCISQWGYDFRPSYLQIADIRKLVPDAPILALTATATPEVVDDIQEQLGFKEKNVFCMSFERKNLAYVVRQTEDKDAEMVHILQSIPKTAIVYCRSRKRTKEVAQMLAENSISATWYHAGLEPGVKDQRQNDWQNDKVRVMVATNAFGMGIDKPNVRAVIHIDCPSSLEAYFQEAGRAGRDGKKAYAVLLYNGHDNRTLQKRIEDTFPPKDYIQEVYEHLAYFYQIGVGSGYGCTFEFPIDKFCNSFKHFPIRVNAALTILQRAGYIDYEQNPDTKARVRFLLNRDELYRLDSLSDKEDDVVTALLRNYGGLFSDFGYIDESYIAQEAGLDRNQIYMVLVNLSKKNIINFIPRKNIPLVSYTQDRIDGDDVVLSEDVYEDRKEQFIKRINSVINYAQNERVCRSRQLLSYFGETKSKDCEQCDVCLSHTNEDDSDEKELIRQQLMTFLSDGQKHLITDIRQLNDNWDLLQKVMRDMVLEEEILMDGSFLLLS is encoded by the coding sequence ATGTCCTACCTTGACATTCTTCATCAATATTGGGGCTATCCTGACTTTCGCGGTATTCAGAAAGACATCATTGACAGTATCGGTTCAGGTAAGGATACCTTAGGACTAATGCCAACAGGAGGAGGAAAATCACTCACATTCCAAGTACCTGCATTAGCCCAAGAAGGAGTATGCTTAGTCATAACTCCACTCATTGCATTGATGAAGGACCAGGTTGACCATCTACGTCGCCAAGGGATAACAGCAGCAGCCATCTACTCTGGCATGCGTCATGACGACATCATCACAACGCTAGAAAACTGTACCTTTGGAGGAGTAAAACTGCTATATATATCACCTGAGCGTATTTGCTCCGATCTTTTTAAGACAAAATTACGACACATAAAGGTGAGCTTTATCACAGTTGATGAAGCTCATTGTATCAGCCAATGGGGTTATGACTTTCGTCCTTCTTACCTTCAGATTGCAGACATCCGGAAGTTAGTTCCAGATGCACCTATTCTTGCATTGACAGCAACCGCCACTCCAGAAGTTGTAGATGATATCCAAGAACAGTTAGGCTTCAAGGAAAAGAATGTCTTCTGCATGAGTTTTGAACGTAAGAATCTGGCTTATGTTGTACGACAAACGGAGGATAAAGATGCAGAAATGGTGCATATCCTGCAATCCATTCCCAAGACCGCAATCGTCTATTGTCGTAGCAGAAAACGCACAAAAGAGGTAGCACAAATGCTCGCCGAGAATAGTATTTCTGCTACGTGGTATCATGCAGGCTTAGAACCTGGTGTCAAAGATCAACGACAGAATGATTGGCAGAACGATAAGGTACGTGTCATGGTTGCTACAAATGCATTTGGTATGGGTATTGATAAGCCAAACGTACGTGCAGTTATTCACATTGATTGCCCAAGTTCATTAGAAGCTTATTTCCAAGAGGCGGGACGTGCTGGTCGCGATGGTAAAAAGGCTTATGCCGTCTTACTTTATAATGGTCATGACAACAGAACACTACAAAAACGAATAGAAGACACATTCCCGCCTAAAGATTATATCCAAGAAGTTTATGAGCATTTAGCTTACTTTTATCAGATAGGTGTAGGAAGTGGGTATGGTTGCACTTTTGAATTCCCGATAGACAAGTTCTGCAATAGTTTCAAACACTTCCCAATACGGGTTAATGCTGCCCTGACAATTCTTCAAAGGGCAGGTTATATTGACTATGAGCAGAATCCAGATACCAAGGCACGTGTTCGGTTCCTTCTAAATAGAGATGAACTTTACCGACTTGACTCACTCAGTGATAAAGAGGATGATGTTGTCACTGCCCTATTACGCAACTACGGAGGTTTGTTCTCTGACTTCGGGTACATTGATGAAAGCTATATTGCACAGGAAGCGGGACTTGACAGAAACCAAATTTATATGGTACTTGTCAATCTCAGCAAAAAGAATATTATTAACTTTATTCCTCGCAAGAATATACCACTGGTAAGCTATACACAAGATCGTATCGATGGAGATGACGTCGTACTTAGCGAGGACGTATATGAAGATAGAAAAGAACAATTCATAAAACGCATAAATTCAGTAATCAACTATGCGCAAAATGAAAGAGTATGTCGTAGCAGACAACTATTGTCTTACTTTGGAGAAACAAAGTCAAAAGACTGTGAGCAATGCGATGTTTGTTTATCACATACCAATGAAGATGATTCAGACGAAAAAGAACTTATCAGACAACAACTAATGACTTTCTTATCAGATGGTCAAAAGCATCTGATAACTGATATTAGACAGCTGAACGACAATTGGGATCTTCTACAGAAAGTAATGCGTGACATGGTTCTAGAAGAGGAAATCCTAATGGATGGGAGTTTTCTACTTCTATCGTAA
- a CDS encoding acyl-[acyl-carrier-protein] thioesterase: MIKLSKIGRYEFLAEPFHCDFTNHLFMGHLGNHMLNAADFHSNDRGYGMHYLNTVNKTWVLSRLAIEMEEMPKAYDKFFIETWVDSALKSFTSRNFKVISESGQIYGYGKSVWAMIDLDTRQPVDILSVRDGLIKEYIETEVLCPIEKSSRVKMSAVPTPLCSIETYYTDVDINGHINSVKYIEHVLDLWDLSWYKEHCIKRFEIAYVAESHQGDKLHFYREQRDRDTDFNVRITKSDCDGKESEVCRCRVQFV; this comes from the coding sequence ATGATAAAGTTATCAAAAATAGGAAGATATGAGTTTTTGGCAGAGCCGTTTCATTGCGACTTTACCAATCACTTATTTATGGGGCATTTAGGTAATCACATGTTGAATGCGGCTGACTTTCATAGTAATGATCGAGGTTATGGAATGCATTATCTTAATACAGTCAATAAAACCTGGGTGTTAAGTCGTTTGGCCATTGAGATGGAGGAAATGCCAAAGGCATATGATAAGTTCTTTATAGAAACTTGGGTTGATAGTGCCTTAAAATCCTTTACGAGTCGTAACTTTAAAGTAATCAGTGAGTCCGGGCAAATATATGGATATGGTAAGAGTGTGTGGGCAATGATAGATCTCGATACTCGTCAGCCTGTTGATATTCTTTCAGTACGAGATGGTTTGATCAAAGAATATATTGAAACAGAAGTTCTTTGTCCAATAGAGAAGTCATCACGTGTAAAGATGTCGGCTGTTCCTACACCTCTCTGTTCAATTGAGACCTATTATACTGATGTCGATATTAATGGTCATATCAACTCTGTCAAGTATATTGAACACGTGTTAGATCTCTGGGATTTATCTTGGTATAAAGAACATTGTATTAAGCGGTTTGAGATAGCCTATGTGGCTGAATCACATCAAGGCGACAAACTTCATTTTTATCGTGAACAACGTGATAGAGATACAGATTTTAATGTCAGAATCACGAAGAGTGATTGTGATGGGAAAGAGAGTGAAGTCTGCCGCTGCCGAGTGCAGTTCGTATAA
- a CDS encoding OmpA family protein: MKKLVLMLAAASMAASVSAQTVAESKTFDNIYVGINGGVATKTTGHKWLSDLDPNAGIRIGRYFTPVFGLAIEGNAYFSNKPWVSTGTVVRATNASLLGTVNLSNWFGGYKGEPRTFEVSALYGLGWMHVFTSNKAFEDATAENRNRMTSKAALDFAFNFGSQKQFQFYVEPSINFAFLGNSHAKNAVVSPAGVSYVDNTYGYGYKTAAQSGQPAYNINNSFVQLNAGFIYKFANSNGTHNFTIVTPRDQAEIDALNAQINELRNRKPEVITKEIVKEVPSVKVKEFTVSDLVFVTFAQGKSTLTNDAKAALNNVKEGVHVQVVGTASPEGSKELNDRLSQARADVVANYLKGRGVIVDEATGKGVQGVTSNRLAVVYVK; encoded by the coding sequence ATGAAAAAGTTAGTTTTAATGTTAGCTGCAGCTTCAATGGCAGCATCTGTTTCTGCTCAGACTGTAGCAGAAAGCAAGACTTTTGACAACATCTACGTTGGTATTAACGGTGGTGTTGCAACAAAGACAACTGGCCACAAGTGGTTGAGCGACCTCGATCCAAACGCTGGTATCCGTATCGGTCGTTACTTCACTCCAGTATTCGGTCTTGCTATTGAGGGTAACGCATATTTCTCAAACAAGCCTTGGGTTTCTACAGGTACAGTAGTTCGTGCTACTAACGCAAGCTTGCTCGGTACTGTAAACCTCAGCAACTGGTTCGGTGGTTACAAGGGTGAGCCACGTACATTCGAGGTTAGCGCACTCTATGGTCTTGGTTGGATGCACGTATTCACAAGTAATAAGGCGTTCGAGGATGCTACAGCTGAGAATCGTAACCGTATGACTTCTAAGGCTGCTCTTGATTTCGCTTTCAACTTTGGTTCACAGAAGCAGTTCCAGTTCTATGTAGAGCCATCTATCAACTTCGCATTCTTGGGTAATTCTCATGCAAAGAATGCTGTTGTAAGTCCTGCAGGTGTTTCTTACGTAGATAACACTTATGGCTATGGTTATAAGACAGCAGCACAGTCAGGTCAGCCAGCTTACAACATCAACAACTCATTCGTTCAGTTGAATGCTGGTTTCATCTACAAGTTTGCTAACTCTAACGGTACACACAACTTCACAATCGTTACTCCACGTGACCAGGCTGAGATCGATGCTTTGAACGCTCAGATCAACGAGCTCCGCAACCGCAAGCCAGAGGTTATCACTAAGGAGATTGTTAAGGAAGTTCCTTCTGTTAAGGTTAAGGAGTTCACTGTATCTGACCTCGTATTCGTAACGTTCGCTCAGGGTAAGTCTACTCTTACAAACGACGCTAAGGCTGCTCTTAACAACGTTAAGGAGGGTGTTCACGTTCAGGTTGTTGGTACAGCTTCTCCAGAGGGTTCTAAGGAACTTAACGATCGTCTCTCACAGGCTCGTGCTGACGTAGTTGCTAACTACCTCAAGGGTCGTGGTGTTATCGTTGACGAGGCAACTGGTAAGGGTGTACAGGGTGTAACTTCTAATCGTCTTGCAGTTGTTTACGTAAAGTAA
- a CDS encoding IS256 family transposase, variant Zn-binding type — translation MIIIFVLFIFLWQKICFYCGSKSTIKRGHLNGSQRWYCKCCKRSFVGHNRLTNTIVNNRYSKGNLTVKDLSEEYGVSTRTIYRKLTKSYKEELPNLLVRPVVVLMDATYWGRNFGVVIMKDSLSGDVLWFKFINRHERLEDYKEGISYLESLGYTIQGLVCDGFKGLRQAFPNYKFQLCQFHQVMTIKTKLTSRPKLEASKELLELSKMLCHTDKESFIGALKEWYTKWEDFLKERTTTEDGKSHYTHKALRSAFLSLKRNMSSLWTYYDYPELKMPNTNNAIESLNADLKTKLNLHKGISMERRKIFIQDFIKSHSPKK, via the coding sequence ATAATCATTATCTTTGTTTTATTTATATTTTTATGGCAAAAAATCTGCTTTTATTGTGGCTCAAAATCGACTATAAAACGTGGTCATCTTAATGGTAGTCAACGCTGGTATTGTAAGTGCTGTAAGAGGAGCTTTGTTGGACATAATCGCCTTACCAATACCATTGTCAATAATCGTTATTCCAAGGGTAATCTAACAGTCAAAGATCTATCAGAGGAGTACGGAGTTTCAACCAGGACAATTTATAGAAAACTCACCAAATCTTATAAAGAAGAACTTCCCAACCTTCTTGTTCGCCCTGTAGTGGTTTTAATGGATGCCACCTATTGGGGACGTAATTTTGGTGTCGTTATCATGAAGGATTCATTGTCTGGTGATGTACTTTGGTTTAAGTTTATCAATAGGCATGAACGTCTTGAAGACTATAAGGAGGGCATAAGCTACTTGGAGTCACTTGGGTATACCATTCAAGGGCTTGTATGCGATGGTTTTAAGGGACTTAGGCAAGCTTTTCCCAATTATAAATTCCAATTATGCCAGTTCCATCAAGTAATGACTATAAAGACAAAACTAACTTCAAGACCCAAGCTTGAGGCTTCAAAAGAACTGCTTGAATTATCCAAGATGTTATGTCATACGGACAAGGAGTCCTTTATTGGGGCTTTAAAGGAATGGTACACCAAGTGGGAGGATTTTCTTAAGGAACGGACAACAACAGAAGATGGAAAATCACATTATACTCATAAAGCTCTACGTAGTGCTTTTTTGAGCCTTAAAAGGAATATGTCGTCATTGTGGACATACTATGATTACCCTGAATTGAAGATGCCAAATACAAACAATGCCATTGAATCACTCAATGCAGATTTAAAGACAAAATTGAACCTACACAAGGGGATCAGTATGGAAAGAAGAAAGATCTTCATCCAAGACTTTATAAAGTCCCATTCTCCTAAGAAATAA
- a CDS encoding 2-oxoacid:acceptor oxidoreductase family protein: MKKEIIISGFGGQGVLSMGKILAYSGLMENKEITWMPAYGPEQRGGTANVTVIVSDDRISSPILSKYDVAIVLNQPSLDKFEPKVKPGGLLIYDGYGVFNPPTRKDINVYRINAMDKAAEMKNSKVFNMIVLGGLLKVCPVVSTDGLKKALFKSLPERHHKLIPLNMEAVEEGMKIITQQ, translated from the coding sequence ATGAAAAAAGAGATAATTATTAGTGGCTTCGGTGGTCAGGGCGTACTCTCTATGGGTAAGATTCTGGCTTATTCGGGACTAATGGAAAATAAGGAGATAACATGGATGCCTGCTTATGGACCAGAACAGCGTGGTGGTACTGCCAACGTTACGGTTATTGTAAGTGACGACCGTATTTCTTCTCCTATTCTCAGCAAATATGATGTTGCGATTGTTTTGAACCAGCCTTCATTGGATAAGTTTGAACCAAAGGTAAAGCCGGGTGGTTTGCTTATCTATGATGGATACGGTGTCTTCAACCCTCCAACTCGTAAGGACATCAATGTCTATCGTATCAATGCTATGGACAAGGCTGCTGAGATGAAGAATTCAAAAGTTTTTAATATGATAGTCTTAGGTGGACTGTTAAAGGTTTGTCCTGTTGTCAGCACCGATGGTCTTAAGAAGGCACTCTTTAAGAGTCTGCCAGAACGCCATCATAAACTCATTCCGCTGAATATGGAAGCAGTGGAAGAGGGCATGAAGATTATTACTCAGCAGTAA
- a CDS encoding thiamine pyrophosphate-dependent enzyme: MANDIISPENLVYKKPTLMNDTTMHYCPGCSHGVVHKLVAEVIEDMGMNDKAIGVCPVGCAVFAYRYLDIDWQEAPHGRAPAVATGVKRLWEDRLVFTYQGDGDLACIGTAETLHALNRGENFTIIFINNAIYGMTGGQMSPTTLMGQKTATCPYGREPELHGYNLNITELASHLKGTCYVTRQSVDTVASINKAKRAIRKAFEASMQGKGSSLVEIVSTCNSGWKLTPVKANEWMRENMFPEYEKGDLKDTTGL; the protein is encoded by the coding sequence ATGGCAAATGATATAATTTCACCGGAGAACCTGGTGTATAAGAAGCCTACGCTAATGAACGACACGACAATGCACTATTGTCCAGGTTGTTCACATGGTGTGGTTCATAAGTTAGTTGCAGAAGTAATCGAGGATATGGGAATGAATGACAAGGCAATTGGAGTCTGTCCTGTAGGCTGTGCCGTGTTTGCTTATCGCTATCTCGATATTGACTGGCAAGAGGCTCCTCACGGACGTGCTCCAGCTGTTGCAACGGGTGTTAAGCGCCTTTGGGAAGATCGTTTGGTATTCACTTATCAGGGTGATGGTGACCTTGCCTGTATTGGTACAGCAGAGACACTCCATGCTTTGAACCGTGGTGAGAACTTTACAATTATCTTTATTAATAATGCCATTTATGGTATGACAGGTGGTCAGATGTCGCCTACAACGCTTATGGGTCAGAAGACTGCAACTTGTCCGTATGGTCGTGAACCAGAACTGCATGGCTATAATCTGAACATTACGGAGTTGGCAAGTCACTTGAAGGGAACCTGCTATGTAACTCGTCAGAGTGTTGACACCGTAGCTTCAATCAATAAAGCAAAGCGTGCTATTCGCAAAGCTTTTGAAGCAAGTATGCAAGGAAAGGGAAGCTCGTTGGTTGAGATTGTTTCTACCTGTAATAGTGGTTGGAAACTTACTCCTGTAAAGGCTAATGAGTGGATGCGTGAGAATATGTTCCCTGAATATGAAAAGGGAGATTTGAAAGACACCACAGGTCTTTAA
- a CDS encoding 3-methyl-2-oxobutanoate dehydrogenase subunit VorB gives MAEQDVKLMKGNEAIAHAAIRCGADGYFGYPITPQSEIIETLAALKPWETTGMVVLQAESEVASINMIYGGAGAGKRVLTSSSSPGVALMQEGISYMAGAELPGVFVNVQRGGPGLGTIQPSQSDYFQATRGGGNGDYNVIVLAPNSVQEMADFVDLAFELAFKYRNPAMILSDGVIGQMMEKVILPPQKPRRTEEEIIKECPWASTGRTADRNPNIITSLELKPEIMEERNLHLQEKYRQIRENEVRFETQQCEDADYVIVSFGSAARIGEKAVELAREEGLKVGLFRPITLWPFPSKQLAELCKGKKGVLVSEINAGQMVQDVRLAINGALPVEHFGRLGGIVPDPEEIVNALKETLVK, from the coding sequence ATGGCAGAACAAGATGTAAAACTAATGAAGGGTAACGAGGCTATAGCCCATGCAGCAATCCGCTGTGGCGCTGATGGCTACTTTGGTTACCCTATCACTCCTCAGAGTGAGATAATTGAGACACTTGCAGCATTGAAACCTTGGGAAACAACGGGTATGGTTGTTCTTCAGGCTGAGAGCGAGGTGGCTTCAATCAATATGATATATGGTGGTGCTGGTGCTGGTAAGCGTGTGCTGACAAGTTCTTCATCACCTGGTGTAGCTTTGATGCAGGAGGGTATCAGCTATATGGCTGGTGCAGAACTTCCAGGCGTCTTTGTTAACGTTCAGCGTGGCGGTCCAGGTCTTGGAACAATCCAGCCGAGCCAGAGTGACTATTTCCAGGCAACACGTGGAGGTGGTAATGGCGATTACAATGTAATTGTGTTAGCACCAAACTCTGTACAGGAGATGGCTGATTTTGTCGATTTGGCTTTTGAATTAGCATTCAAGTATCGTAACCCTGCGATGATTCTTTCTGATGGTGTGATCGGTCAGATGATGGAAAAAGTAATTCTTCCTCCACAAAAACCACGCCGTACGGAGGAGGAAATCATCAAAGAATGCCCATGGGCTTCAACAGGTCGTACAGCTGATCGTAATCCTAATATCATTACTTCTTTGGAATTGAAGCCAGAGATAATGGAAGAAAGAAACCTCCACTTACAGGAGAAGTATCGTCAGATTCGTGAGAATGAGGTACGCTTTGAGACTCAGCAGTGCGAAGATGCAGACTATGTTATCGTTAGTTTCGGTAGTGCTGCACGTATCGGTGAGAAAGCTGTGGAGTTGGCACGTGAGGAAGGATTAAAGGTTGGTTTATTCCGTCCAATCACTTTGTGGCCTTTCCCAAGCAAACAGCTTGCAGAGCTTTGTAAGGGTAAGAAGGGTGTATTGGTAAGTGAAATCAATGCAGGTCAGATGGTACAGGATGTTCGTTTGGCAATCAACGGAGCTTTACCAGTAGAGCACTTTGGACGCTTAGGTGGTATTGTTCCTGACCCAGAAGAGATTGTCAACGCACTCAAGGAAACGTTAGTTAAGTAA
- a CDS encoding 4Fe-4S dicluster domain-containing protein — MSKMKGAIVVNTDRCKGCQLCIVACPKDVIALAQKKVNVHGYPYIESARPDDCIGCAACATVCPDGCITVYRKKVEV; from the coding sequence ATGAGCAAGATGAAAGGTGCCATTGTAGTAAACACAGATAGATGCAAAGGATGCCAATTGTGTATCGTTGCATGTCCGAAAGATGTTATTGCATTGGCTCAAAAGAAAGTAAATGTCCACGGATATCCGTATATTGAGTCAGCACGCCCAGATGATTGCATTGGTTGTGCTGCTTGTGCTACGGTGTGTCCTGATGGCTGTATCACAGTCTATCGTAAAAAAGTGGAGGTGTAA
- a CDS encoding tetratricopeptide repeat protein — protein MTAEEYFQRGNECRQRGDWQEALANYMEAIELDPDSPAVIAKEMVENILNFYNKDAYNP, from the coding sequence ATGACAGCAGAGGAATATTTCCAACGAGGTAATGAATGCCGACAGAGAGGCGACTGGCAAGAAGCCTTAGCTAACTATATGGAGGCAATCGAGTTGGACCCTGATTCTCCAGCAGTAATCGCAAAAGAAATGGTGGAGAATATTCTTAACTTCTATAACAAGGATGCGTATAATCCTTAA
- the folD gene encoding bifunctional methylenetetrahydrofolate dehydrogenase/methenyltetrahydrofolate cyclohydrolase FolD yields MEYQLIDGKATATAIKREIAEEVKAIVAAGGKQPHLAAVLVGHDGGSETYVKNKVIACEQCGFKSTLIRFEADVTEEELLACVDKLNKDEDVDGFIVQLPLPKHIDEQKIIMAVDYRKDVDGFHPINVGRMAIGLPCFISATPLGILTLLQHYHIETSGKKCVILGRSNIVGKPMAQLMMQKQYGDSTVTVCHSRSKDLKKECQEADIIIAAIGRPEFVTADMVKPGAVVIDVGTTRVKDETRKGGFRLCGDVKFDEVAPLCSFITPVPGGVGPMTICSLMKNTLAAGKKEYYK; encoded by the coding sequence ATGGAATATCAGTTAATAGACGGAAAGGCAACAGCTACAGCTATAAAGCGTGAGATTGCCGAAGAAGTGAAGGCAATCGTTGCCGCAGGTGGTAAACAACCCCATTTGGCTGCCGTTTTGGTGGGGCATGATGGAGGAAGTGAAACCTATGTTAAGAATAAGGTAATTGCCTGCGAACAGTGTGGCTTTAAATCTACACTCATTCGTTTTGAGGCTGATGTTACAGAAGAAGAGCTTTTGGCTTGTGTGGATAAGCTGAATAAGGATGAGGACGTTGATGGCTTCATTGTTCAGCTTCCTTTGCCAAAGCATATTGATGAGCAGAAAATAATAATGGCGGTTGACTATCGCAAGGATGTAGATGGTTTCCATCCTATTAATGTGGGACGTATGGCTATCGGACTACCTTGCTTTATTTCCGCTACTCCATTGGGTATTCTTACCTTATTGCAGCATTATCATATTGAGACTTCAGGTAAAAAGTGTGTTATCTTAGGTCGCAGTAACATCGTAGGTAAGCCTATGGCACAGTTGATGATGCAGAAGCAGTATGGAGATTCAACAGTTACAGTGTGCCACTCTCGTTCAAAAGACTTGAAGAAAGAGTGTCAAGAGGCAGATATCATTATAGCAGCTATTGGCAGACCTGAATTTGTAACAGCTGATATGGTGAAGCCTGGTGCAGTGGTTATTGACGTTGGTACAACACGTGTGAAAGACGAAACTCGTAAGGGTGGATTTAGGTTGTGTGGCGATGTTAAGTTTGATGAGGTTGCTCCTCTTTGCTCATTCATTACGCCTGTTCCGGGTGGTGTTGGTCCTATGACCATCTGTTCACTAATGAAAAATACACTTGCTGCAGGCAAGAAAGAATACTATAAGTAG